A genomic segment from Falsibacillus albus encodes:
- a CDS encoding YhfC family intramembrane metalloprotease, translated as MVSTATIISMFVPIIFAFVLFIGMIIMAKKKIGIEMRALVLGAVGFFVFSQVLEKALHVVVISQFPDYADHPVWFGLYGGFAAGIFEEMGRFILFIWLLKKFRSFKSGISFGIGWGGIEAILLTLMIVVPNIIFAFMINSGVLESTIGKDMPAETLETLKAGVLNHGVSFYLLACVERLSAVFMQLAFSLLVLLGVKKGKFAYVLYAIIIHAAVDFPLVFVQTGYFNNLWLVELYVAILGVLGGFFMKKMQKKFTDEQMDSETDIHLNV; from the coding sequence ATGGTCAGTACAGCAACCATTATTTCGATGTTTGTTCCGATAATATTTGCGTTTGTCCTATTTATCGGAATGATCATCATGGCCAAGAAGAAAATAGGGATTGAGATGAGAGCGTTAGTCCTTGGGGCAGTGGGATTTTTCGTCTTTTCACAAGTGCTGGAGAAAGCGCTCCATGTCGTGGTGATTTCACAATTCCCAGATTACGCCGATCACCCCGTATGGTTCGGTTTGTACGGAGGATTTGCAGCAGGGATCTTTGAAGAGATGGGAAGATTCATTTTGTTTATATGGCTTTTGAAAAAATTCAGATCATTCAAATCCGGCATTTCATTTGGGATCGGCTGGGGTGGGATTGAGGCTATCCTATTGACGTTGATGATCGTGGTTCCGAACATCATTTTTGCCTTCATGATCAACTCAGGAGTGCTTGAATCGACGATCGGAAAAGATATGCCGGCTGAAACGCTGGAAACTCTGAAAGCTGGCGTTTTGAACCATGGCGTTTCTTTTTACCTGCTTGCGTGCGTCGAACGATTGTCTGCGGTATTTATGCAATTAGCTTTCTCACTGCTCGTCTTGCTTGGGGTAAAAAAAGGGAAGTTTGCCTACGTTCTATATGCGATCATCATCCACGCCGCAGTCGATTTTCCACTCGTATTCGTTCAGACGGGATATTTCAACAACCTGTGGCTGGTGGAGCTGTATGTGGCGATCCTAGGCGTCTTGGGCGGTTTCTTTATGAAAAAGATGCAGAAGAAGTTTACAGATGAACAAATGGACTCGGAAACGGACATCCACCTGAATGTGTAA
- a CDS encoding RNA polymerase sigma factor, giving the protein MPEMTEIELYERVRQKHKPALEMLYDRYERLLFSFAYKMTGNAQLAEDVIQEVFIKLWKEHAPYSKEKGKFSSWLITLTRNTALDILRKQKSQESYEYMEKDSLQVDEETPEDLAEWKEKRTIVRKAVADLKIDQQEIIDLFYFKGQTHKEISDSTGLPLGTVKGRIRLALKHLRSIMEKEGGGQSEL; this is encoded by the coding sequence ATGCCTGAAATGACAGAGATAGAACTGTATGAAAGAGTGCGGCAGAAACATAAGCCCGCACTGGAAATGCTCTATGATCGTTATGAGCGGCTGCTTTTTTCCTTTGCTTATAAAATGACAGGGAATGCCCAGCTTGCCGAGGACGTCATCCAAGAGGTCTTCATCAAGCTCTGGAAAGAGCATGCCCCCTATTCCAAGGAGAAAGGGAAATTCTCTTCCTGGCTCATTACGTTGACCCGGAATACTGCCCTCGATATTTTGAGAAAGCAGAAATCGCAGGAAAGCTATGAATATATGGAAAAGGATTCATTGCAGGTAGATGAAGAAACCCCTGAAGACTTAGCGGAATGGAAGGAAAAAAGGACAATCGTCCGAAAAGCCGTTGCCGATTTGAAGATCGACCAGCAGGAAATCATCGATCTGTTTTATTTTAAAGGACAAACGCATAAAGAAATATCCGACTCAACTGGATTGCCTTTAGGAACAGTAAAAGGAAGGATCAGGCTTGCACTAAAGCATCTGCGGTCCATAATGGAAAAGGAAGGAGGGGGACAAAGTGAACTATAG
- a CDS encoding class F sortase, with protein sequence MKRLPLLFFAIAISLVVAGFVTSANSSSKQEASHRKDVPPVKIAHPKGDHTISTTTTPSKFADKIVKDERTGIVPVRIQIPAIDVDAKVEKVGRLANGKMGVPGGFESTGWYEGGYKPGEPGNAVIDGHVDSKKGPAVFYYLKDLKKGDEIIITGENNKKRVFAVTSVETYIRDDSPVKDIFNFSYGSHLNLITCAGVYDPKTTENSKRLVVYSQLKEAN encoded by the coding sequence ATGAAACGGTTACCACTTCTTTTCTTTGCAATCGCCATTTCACTCGTCGTGGCTGGCTTCGTCACGTCAGCCAACAGTTCTTCCAAACAGGAAGCAAGTCATCGCAAGGATGTTCCGCCGGTGAAAATCGCTCATCCAAAGGGCGATCATACGATTTCAACGACCACTACCCCTTCTAAATTCGCGGACAAAATCGTCAAAGATGAACGAACTGGAATTGTTCCTGTCAGGATCCAGATCCCGGCAATCGATGTGGATGCGAAGGTTGAAAAGGTCGGTAGGCTCGCCAATGGAAAAATGGGCGTCCCGGGAGGATTTGAATCAACCGGCTGGTATGAGGGCGGCTACAAGCCCGGCGAGCCTGGGAATGCCGTCATCGATGGACATGTCGACAGCAAAAAAGGCCCAGCCGTCTTTTACTATCTGAAGGATTTGAAAAAGGGCGACGAAATCATCATCACCGGTGAAAACAATAAGAAGCGTGTCTTTGCCGTCACAAGCGTTGAAACGTATATCCGGGACGACTCCCCGGTCAAAGATATTTTCAACTTCTCCTACGGAAGCCATCTCAACTTGATTACGTGCGCAGGCGTCTACGATCCGAAAACAACGGAAAATTCAAAGCGACTCGTCGTCTACTCACAACTTAAGGAAGCAAATTAA
- a CDS encoding anti-sigma factor, which translates to MNYSQCENLIDYFNQSLSESEKRAFEEHLEQCADCREELKEWTELTSDLAFESEAVSPPEGMKERVLMRVFEEDEEVTPDTVNPNPQPEPIAPVTPMKEKHPAQKRAWLLPAMAAALLLSVGANFYLGSQVQQNGAVNKTAAVDQVVKYLALNPVDSNASGMASFVKQKDNVSMVIQASNLAKLKGDEVYQVWLIKDKKPIRAGAFKSSTTGDGAVVFRMDKKEDQDLSQYDTVAITLEPNADSQTPKGNMVLASKL; encoded by the coding sequence GTGAACTATAGCCAATGTGAGAATTTAATCGATTATTTCAATCAAAGCTTGAGCGAAAGTGAAAAAAGAGCGTTTGAAGAGCATTTGGAACAATGCGCGGATTGCCGAGAAGAATTAAAGGAATGGACAGAGCTGACATCCGACCTGGCTTTTGAATCGGAAGCTGTCTCCCCTCCTGAAGGTATGAAAGAAAGAGTCCTCATGCGTGTATTTGAAGAAGACGAGGAAGTCACGCCTGACACGGTCAATCCCAATCCTCAACCAGAACCGATTGCCCCGGTCACGCCGATGAAAGAAAAACATCCTGCCCAAAAACGGGCATGGCTATTGCCGGCGATGGCAGCAGCCCTATTGCTTTCGGTTGGCGCCAACTTCTATTTGGGCAGTCAAGTCCAGCAAAATGGCGCAGTCAATAAAACAGCTGCCGTCGATCAAGTCGTCAAATATTTGGCCCTTAATCCTGTGGACAGCAATGCCAGCGGAATGGCTTCATTTGTGAAGCAGAAAGATAACGTCAGCATGGTCATTCAAGCCTCCAACCTTGCCAAGCTGAAAGGTGACGAGGTCTACCAAGTATGGCTGATCAAAGACAAGAAGCCAATCAGGGCCGGCGCCTTCAAGTCCAGCACGACCGGTGATGGAGCAGTCGTCTTCCGGATGGACAAAAAAGAAGACCAGGACCTATCGCAATACGACACCGTCGCCATCACCCTCGAACCGAACGCCGACAGCCAGACGCCAAAAGGAAACATGGTGCTCGCATCAAAATTATAA
- a CDS encoding copper amine oxidase — MKFRKSLVAIPLSMSLILPATTTVSFAAEKPSVMTPAVELRTTLDHLLTEHAYLAVEAMRKGAEGAKDFDASAQALNANADDLAKAISSVYGDEAGKQFDTIWKNHIGYFVNYVKATGANDQAKKDEALKNLANYKNDFSKFLEKATGKRLEAASLAEGLQMHINQLIGAFDSYVAGDYDKAYKYEHEAMDHMGMVAKGLSNAITMQFPDKFNNTMAVTPAADLRSTLNHLLTEHAGLAVSAMQNGLDGSKDFQASADALAANTDALTKAISSVYGGDAGQQFKKMWSEHIGYFVDYTKAEAAGDQAKMDEAIKHLDNYRSEFSKFLGTATDGRVDPTEIANGLQTHVEQLTGALDNYKAGNYNKEYDQIREAYAHMLNPAKGLSAAFVDQFPDKFMGNMPSQMPKTGMGGTSQQHDQVPFEWILAGLFAAAGATTLALQKKKANQQ; from the coding sequence ATGAAATTCCGCAAATCATTAGTAGCCATTCCTCTTAGCATGTCCTTGATCCTCCCTGCCACTACGACAGTTTCCTTCGCAGCAGAAAAGCCATCTGTCATGACTCCCGCTGTAGAGCTTCGAACTACTTTGGATCACTTACTCACCGAGCATGCATACTTAGCAGTCGAAGCGATGAGAAAAGGAGCTGAAGGGGCGAAAGACTTTGATGCTTCTGCACAAGCATTGAACGCCAATGCCGATGACCTGGCAAAAGCGATTTCTTCCGTATATGGCGATGAAGCCGGAAAGCAATTCGATACGATTTGGAAGAATCACATCGGCTACTTCGTCAACTATGTAAAAGCAACAGGCGCCAATGACCAGGCGAAAAAGGATGAAGCATTGAAGAACCTAGCAAACTACAAAAATGACTTTTCAAAATTCCTGGAAAAAGCAACCGGAAAAAGACTAGAAGCAGCTTCCTTAGCAGAAGGTCTTCAAATGCATATCAATCAATTGATTGGCGCATTTGACAGCTATGTTGCCGGCGACTATGACAAAGCGTACAAATATGAGCATGAAGCGATGGATCATATGGGAATGGTTGCAAAAGGATTATCCAATGCCATCACGATGCAATTCCCGGATAAATTCAATAACACAATGGCTGTGACGCCAGCAGCAGATTTACGTTCTACTTTGAACCACTTACTTACTGAACATGCCGGACTTGCCGTGAGTGCCATGCAAAACGGATTAGACGGATCAAAAGATTTCCAAGCTTCCGCTGATGCATTGGCAGCCAACACGGATGCACTGACAAAAGCCATCTCTTCTGTATACGGAGGTGATGCCGGGCAGCAGTTCAAGAAAATGTGGTCCGAACACATCGGCTACTTCGTCGACTACACGAAAGCTGAAGCAGCCGGCGACCAGGCAAAAATGGATGAAGCCATCAAACACCTTGACAACTACCGTTCAGAATTCTCGAAATTCCTAGGAACGGCAACAGATGGAAGAGTCGATCCAACAGAGATCGCCAATGGCCTGCAAACACACGTCGAACAGTTAACCGGCGCACTTGATAACTATAAAGCCGGCAATTATAACAAAGAATACGATCAAATCCGTGAAGCGTATGCCCATATGCTGAACCCTGCGAAGGGCTTATCCGCTGCATTTGTCGATCAATTCCCAGACAAATTCATGGGGAACATGCCATCCCAAATGCCGAAAACCGGTATGGGCGGCACTTCCCAACAGCATGATCAAGTACCATTCGAATGGATCCTTGCTGGATTGTTTGCAGCGGCAGGGGCAACGACTCTCGCTCTTCAAAAGAAAAAAGCAAACCAGCAATAA
- a CDS encoding acyl-CoA thioesterase, which yields MRPKKFMRDTLAVKTSHVLPPDTNHHGTLFGGKLMAYIDDIASISAYRMARNPVVTASTDSVDFLEPIKVGDAVTLEAMVTYTGRSSMEVFVKVTSEKLLTGEKAIAALSFLTFVALDENGKPAPVPEIVPETQEELWLNETAIKRAEHRKVRKGESQELAKFFKRA from the coding sequence ATGAGACCAAAAAAATTCATGAGGGATACATTAGCAGTGAAGACAAGCCACGTGCTTCCTCCGGACACCAATCACCACGGTACACTATTCGGGGGCAAGCTGATGGCCTATATAGATGATATTGCATCGATCAGTGCCTACCGTATGGCAAGGAATCCCGTCGTTACAGCTTCGACCGATTCCGTCGATTTCCTTGAGCCGATCAAGGTCGGGGATGCAGTGACGCTTGAGGCGATGGTGACATATACCGGCCGAAGCTCCATGGAGGTATTTGTCAAAGTGACATCGGAAAAATTATTGACCGGCGAAAAAGCGATTGCTGCTCTTTCCTTCCTCACATTCGTGGCACTCGACGAAAACGGGAAGCCGGCTCCTGTTCCGGAAATCGTTCCGGAAACACAAGAAGAGCTGTGGTTGAACGAAACGGCGATCAAACGTGCCGAGCATCGGAAAGTACGCAAGGGCGAAAGCCAGGAGCTCGCCAAATTCTTTAAAAGAGCGTGA
- a CDS encoding BMP family lipoprotein — MFKYALPLFIILSLVLSGCSSNTLAESPKKKEYHIGILLSDTGLGDGSFNDSAFRGLEKARDTLGFIFDYREAPDGHAEEALEELVKQKNDFIIGLGFSAQEPLEAVAKKHPNQKFILIDGVSSMKNIKSITFKEQEGSFLVGMIAGMTTKSNTLGFIGGAQVPVIEKFKNGFISGVKYVKPDAKILVDYANGFSDSDFGSNLASKQIAAGADFIYPAAGFTGVGSIKTAEKNGVYTAGVDSDQHFIAEKSIVTSMMKNIDIAVYNLAKDLKKNGKISMAPEELGLEQDGVGLAPITLIQLTKEQEQKIEDAKKKIVSGEITIPESN; from the coding sequence ATGTTTAAATACGCATTGCCATTATTCATCATTCTCAGCCTTGTCTTATCAGGCTGTTCTTCCAATACGCTGGCTGAATCGCCAAAGAAAAAGGAATATCATATCGGCATCCTTTTATCGGATACCGGACTCGGGGATGGATCCTTCAACGATTCTGCATTCAGGGGACTTGAAAAAGCACGAGACACCCTCGGCTTCATCTTTGATTATCGCGAAGCACCGGACGGTCACGCAGAAGAAGCATTGGAAGAACTCGTCAAGCAAAAAAATGACTTCATCATCGGCCTCGGTTTTTCTGCACAGGAGCCGCTCGAAGCCGTCGCCAAAAAACATCCAAATCAAAAATTCATCCTGATTGACGGAGTTTCTTCTATGAAAAACATCAAATCGATTACCTTCAAGGAACAGGAAGGCAGCTTTTTGGTTGGGATGATTGCAGGAATGACAACCAAATCAAATACACTCGGATTCATCGGAGGCGCGCAGGTACCCGTCATCGAGAAATTCAAGAACGGCTTCATATCCGGGGTGAAATATGTAAAACCTGACGCAAAAATTTTAGTCGATTATGCCAACGGGTTCAGTGATTCGGATTTCGGCTCGAACCTGGCATCCAAACAAATCGCCGCAGGTGCGGATTTCATCTATCCAGCTGCCGGATTCACTGGCGTCGGATCCATCAAGACCGCTGAAAAGAACGGCGTATACACAGCCGGAGTCGACAGCGACCAGCATTTCATCGCTGAAAAATCAATCGTGACATCCATGATGAAAAATATCGACATTGCCGTCTACAATCTGGCAAAAGATTTAAAGAAAAACGGAAAAATCAGCATGGCGCCGGAAGAACTTGGCCTGGAGCAGGATGGCGTCGGATTAGCGCCGATTACCCTCATTCAGCTGACAAAGGAGCAAGAACAGAAAATCGAGGACGCGAAGAAGAAAATCGTATCCGGCGAAATCACGATCCCAGAAAGCAATTAA
- a CDS encoding alpha/beta hydrolase, giving the protein MMKHFIEEEIHIEGEHPIYGTLTIPASGTDRLWPAVLIIAGSGPIDRNGNGPKGKFQFNLYRELAERMTELGFVVLRYDKRGSGKSPSELVSAGMWDLVDDAERGYLFLKNHPNVDTDQIIVLGHSEGTILGTALSARQDIQGLMLISGGVANLDEYLRHQRKLAYAELKNGRGFKGALLKLLVNEEREEKKANKLMEKMFKSGKDVYRAYFFIKQPAKWFKEHYAYDPRPDLQKADFPVFAIHGDKDPHVDTEILKELPELVKGNSEFHIIHNMDHGLRVQQEEKEILKLKKLYKNVSSRPFHQEGFEVLSNWLVSHYKGGS; this is encoded by the coding sequence ATGATGAAACATTTTATCGAAGAGGAAATTCATATTGAAGGGGAGCATCCGATATACGGGACGTTGACCATTCCTGCTTCAGGGACAGATCGCCTATGGCCAGCCGTTTTGATCATTGCAGGATCTGGCCCGATCGATCGCAATGGCAATGGACCGAAAGGAAAGTTCCAATTCAACCTGTATCGTGAATTGGCCGAAAGAATGACGGAGCTGGGGTTTGTCGTATTGAGATATGACAAAAGGGGAAGCGGCAAAAGCCCATCCGAATTGGTGTCTGCTGGAATGTGGGATTTAGTGGATGATGCCGAGCGCGGCTATTTATTTTTGAAAAATCACCCGAACGTGGATACGGATCAAATCATCGTCCTTGGACACAGTGAGGGGACGATCCTGGGCACTGCGCTGTCGGCAAGGCAGGATATCCAAGGATTGATGCTCATTTCTGGCGGTGTGGCCAATTTGGATGAATACTTGAGGCATCAACGAAAGCTGGCGTACGCTGAATTGAAGAATGGGAGAGGATTCAAGGGAGCACTGCTAAAACTGCTGGTCAACGAGGAACGGGAAGAAAAGAAAGCGAACAAGCTGATGGAAAAAATGTTCAAGTCGGGCAAAGATGTATACAGAGCCTACTTTTTCATCAAACAGCCAGCCAAATGGTTCAAGGAGCATTACGCCTATGACCCAAGACCGGACCTGCAAAAAGCCGATTTCCCGGTATTTGCGATCCATGGCGATAAAGATCCACACGTCGATACAGAGATTTTGAAAGAATTGCCGGAATTAGTCAAAGGTAATTCCGAATTTCATATCATTCACAATATGGACCATGGTTTGCGTGTGCAGCAGGAAGAAAAAGAAATACTCAAATTAAAGAAGCTATATAAAAACGTATCGTCACGTCCTTTTCATCAGGAAGGGTTCGAAGTCCTTTCTAACTGGCTTGTTTCTCATTACAAGGGGGGATCCTGA
- the mreBH gene encoding rod-share determining protein MreBH yields MFSNSEIGIDLGTANILVYSKNKGIILNEPSVVAIDTETKNVLAVGAEAKSMIGKTPGKIVAVRPLKDGVIADYDITTEMLKQIMKNAGKKLGFSIRKPNVVVCTPSGATSVERRAIHDAVKNSGAKNVHLIEEPVAAAIGADLPVDEPVANVIVDIGGGTTEVAIISYGGVVTCNTIRIGGDQMDEDIVQYVRKRYNLLIGERTAETIKMEIGHALIEHDEITMDIRGRDLVTGLPKTIELSSTEIQSALKESLLHILETIRATLENCPPELSGDIVDRGVILTGGGALLNGMQDWLSKEIVVPVHLATSPLESVAIGTGRSLTVIHKLQKAAR; encoded by the coding sequence ATGTTCTCAAACTCTGAAATTGGAATCGATTTAGGAACTGCAAACATTTTAGTATATAGCAAAAATAAAGGGATCATTTTAAACGAACCATCCGTTGTGGCCATTGATACCGAAACGAAAAACGTCCTGGCTGTAGGTGCTGAGGCGAAAAGCATGATCGGTAAGACCCCTGGAAAAATCGTAGCGGTCCGTCCACTTAAAGACGGCGTCATTGCCGACTATGATATTACGACTGAAATGCTGAAGCAAATCATGAAGAATGCAGGCAAAAAATTAGGCTTCTCCATCCGCAAGCCAAATGTTGTCGTTTGTACGCCATCCGGTGCTACATCCGTTGAACGACGCGCCATCCATGATGCCGTGAAAAACAGCGGTGCGAAAAACGTCCATCTCATCGAAGAGCCTGTTGCTGCAGCGATCGGCGCAGACCTGCCAGTCGATGAGCCAGTCGCTAACGTTATCGTTGATATCGGCGGCGGAACGACTGAAGTGGCGATCATCTCTTACGGTGGTGTCGTGACTTGCAACACAATCCGCATCGGCGGGGACCAAATGGACGAAGACATCGTGCAATACGTTCGTAAACGATACAACCTCTTGATCGGGGAAAGAACAGCAGAAACGATCAAAATGGAAATCGGCCATGCGCTGATCGAGCATGACGAAATCACAATGGATATCCGCGGCCGTGACTTGGTCACAGGACTTCCAAAAACAATCGAACTTTCATCTACTGAAATTCAATCTGCTTTGAAAGAATCATTGCTTCATATTTTGGAAACGATCCGTGCTACATTGGAAAACTGCCCTCCTGAGCTGAGCGGTGACATCGTCGACCGCGGCGTCATCTTGACTGGCGGCGGTGCACTCCTGAACGGCATGCAAGACTGGCTGAGCAAAGAAATCGTTGTGCCCGTCCACCTTGCTACAAGCCCGCTCGAATCCGTAGCAATCGGAACCGGCCGCTCCTTGACGGTCATCCACAAGCTTCAAAAAGCTGCAAGATAA
- a CDS encoding helix-turn-helix domain-containing protein, which yields MKNSKAKIIMHPVRIKIIQLLANGSKMNVQQIAKRIDDVSQASLYRHLNTLVDEEMIEVVEENQIRGTVERIYAIKSPNIQTQEELKSFSKEEHLSMFIMFQAFLMGQYEKYLDQENFDLVKDGVSYRVASLNLSDDEFQELTGKMASLLMEAMKNEPSEERVARQFATIIIPEK from the coding sequence ATGAAAAATTCCAAGGCAAAAATCATTATGCATCCAGTCCGTATCAAGATCATTCAACTGCTTGCCAATGGAAGTAAAATGAATGTACAGCAGATTGCGAAACGAATCGATGATGTATCACAGGCTTCATTATATCGGCATCTCAACACACTGGTTGATGAGGAGATGATCGAGGTAGTCGAGGAAAATCAAATCCGGGGGACCGTGGAGAGAATATATGCGATTAAATCGCCGAACATCCAGACTCAGGAGGAATTGAAGTCATTCTCCAAAGAAGAGCACTTAAGCATGTTCATCATGTTCCAGGCCTTTTTGATGGGACAGTATGAAAAATACTTGGATCAGGAGAATTTTGATTTGGTCAAGGATGGGGTGAGCTACCGGGTGGCTAGCTTGAACCTATCAGACGATGAATTTCAGGAGCTCACCGGGAAGATGGCTTCATTATTGATGGAAGCGATGAAGAATGAACCGTCGGAAGAGCGGGTAGCAAGACAATTTGCCACAATCATCATTCCAGAAAAATGA
- a CDS encoding methyl-accepting chemotaxis protein yields the protein MSLRIRLNLLGLIPLVLAIIMVFFITSQVMLIQSSSKDDVAILLNVEKFRGDLTNTKQALSNYAFNPSDANMTEAKASLTSVGKQLDGLGKQLTVANQKELYKKISEKFNTLNTDASQALEAQNKPAVNRQAMRVSGILNDVFLLNKETTSWYNQNQENTRNKIQFIVLCSIIGSILLVVLSLVLSFILSNRIVKPINRMVRNAEHVADGDLTVEIADLKPQSKYEIDKLANAFSIMLQNLKSTVQSVEKVGEDVNEFSINLTKQMLNLTESSNQVAASTEELAKGSQSISNDIQSAASSMANMKDDFEKNVNDSKQSLEYSDEALHSVENGKQSLNNQQHLTEQMANSTSKISEAVKDFNQYTGQIESAALSVHQIAEQTNLLALNAAIEAARAGEAGKGFAVVAEEVRKLAEDSSRATQQITEMVKNIKNGILSVAEATNEGLGISNQQVDSMKVTEQSFQTISSAVSSIFSQLNGLVAQLEHSNVKSNEILSVVENISAVTEETAAGTEEISASTEEQMRSFAHLNDMVETLQKMTKTMKQELDRFSL from the coding sequence ATGAGTTTACGTATACGACTGAATTTACTTGGCCTCATCCCTTTGGTCCTTGCCATCATCATGGTCTTTTTCATCACGTCGCAAGTCATGCTGATCCAGAGTTCATCAAAGGATGATGTCGCTATCCTTTTGAACGTTGAAAAATTCAGGGGCGACTTGACGAATACAAAGCAGGCCCTGTCAAACTATGCCTTCAACCCTTCCGATGCCAACATGACAGAAGCAAAGGCGAGTTTGACTTCCGTTGGAAAGCAATTGGACGGACTCGGCAAACAGCTGACAGTTGCCAACCAAAAGGAACTATATAAAAAGATCAGCGAAAAATTCAACACATTGAACACGGACGCTTCACAAGCCCTGGAAGCCCAGAACAAGCCAGCCGTCAACAGGCAGGCGATGAGGGTTTCGGGGATCTTGAATGATGTATTTTTATTAAACAAAGAAACGACCTCCTGGTACAATCAAAACCAGGAAAATACACGCAATAAAATTCAATTCATCGTTCTTTGTTCCATTATCGGAAGCATCCTGCTTGTGGTATTGTCACTCGTGCTGTCCTTCATTTTATCCAATCGCATCGTCAAGCCGATCAACCGCATGGTCCGTAATGCCGAACATGTGGCGGATGGCGATCTGACAGTCGAAATAGCAGACTTGAAGCCGCAGTCCAAATACGAAATCGATAAATTGGCCAATGCCTTTTCAATCATGCTGCAAAATTTGAAGTCAACGGTTCAATCGGTTGAAAAAGTCGGAGAAGACGTAAACGAGTTCTCCATCAATTTGACGAAGCAAATGCTGAACTTGACAGAATCGAGCAACCAGGTCGCCGCGTCTACAGAGGAGCTTGCCAAAGGAAGCCAGTCGATTTCCAATGACATTCAGTCAGCTGCATCCTCTATGGCGAATATGAAGGATGACTTCGAAAAGAATGTCAACGACAGCAAGCAGTCCCTTGAATACAGCGACGAAGCGCTGCACTCCGTTGAAAACGGAAAGCAATCATTGAATAACCAGCAGCACCTGACAGAACAAATGGCCAACTCGACATCTAAGATCAGCGAAGCCGTCAAGGACTTTAACCAATATACCGGCCAAATCGAATCAGCTGCACTCTCCGTCCATCAAATCGCCGAACAGACGAATTTACTGGCGCTCAATGCCGCCATCGAGGCAGCACGTGCAGGAGAAGCAGGCAAAGGATTCGCCGTCGTCGCCGAAGAAGTGCGGAAGCTTGCGGAGGATTCCTCCCGAGCCACACAACAAATCACAGAAATGGTCAAAAATATTAAAAACGGCATCTTGAGCGTTGCCGAGGCTACAAACGAAGGATTGGGCATTTCCAACCAACAGGTCGATTCGATGAAAGTCACGGAGCAATCCTTCCAGACGATTTCCTCCGCTGTCAGCTCGATCTTCTCCCAGCTGAACGGACTTGTAGCCCAATTGGAGCATTCCAATGTTAAAAGCAACGAAATCTTGTCCGTTGTTGAAAACATCAGCGCCGTAACCGAAGAAACTGCGGCCGGCACAGAAGAAATCTCAGCCTCCACCGAGGAGCAGATGAGATCATTTGCCCACCTGAACGACATGGTCGAAACACTCCAAAAAATGACCAAAACCATGAAACAAGAATTGGACCGATTCAGCTTATAA
- a CDS encoding GNAT family N-acetyltransferase produces the protein MNPILIDFPHEFSTERLIIRMPLPGDGRAIHEAIESSQPELKAWMQFAQSTQSVEDVEANIRESHLKFLKREDLRLLVFLKETGQFVASTGLHRIDWSIPKFEIGYWIDSRHSGKGYMLESVQGITKFAFDELNARRLEIRCDPNNVRSRNIPEKLGFTLEGILKNNMRSADGSELIDTCVFARTR, from the coding sequence ATGAATCCGATTTTGATTGATTTTCCCCATGAATTTTCAACGGAGCGCCTGATCATCCGCATGCCGCTCCCCGGCGATGGAAGAGCCATACACGAGGCAATCGAATCTTCGCAGCCAGAGCTGAAGGCATGGATGCAATTCGCCCAATCCACGCAGTCCGTTGAGGATGTGGAAGCCAATATCCGTGAATCGCACCTCAAATTTTTAAAAAGGGAGGATTTGCGTCTGCTCGTCTTCCTGAAGGAAACGGGCCAGTTCGTTGCATCGACCGGCCTCCACCGAATTGACTGGTCCATTCCAAAATTCGAAATCGGCTACTGGATCGACTCCCGCCACAGCGGAAAAGGGTACATGCTCGAGTCAGTGCAAGGGATTACGAAATTCGCCTTTGACGAGTTGAACGCACGCCGGCTGGAGATCCGCTGCGACCCGAACAATGTCCGAAGCCGAAACATCCCGGAGAAGTTAGGATTCACGCTCGAAGGAATTTTGAAAAATAACATGCGCTCCGCCGATGGCAGCGAGCTGATCGATACGTGCGTCTTTGCTAGAACAAGATGA